A window of Nocardiopsis sp. Huas11 genomic DNA:
GAGCGCTGCGTCCGCTCATCGATCCGTCCACAGAACGGACCGGGTTACCCACAACTTCCGAGCCGTTGTCCACAGGTTGTCCACATGGTTTTCCACAGAATCCGGGCCCTTCCTGTGGATAACTCGGCCAAGAAACCTGGAAACTTTTTTCGGCGCCGCCGCGCAGAGCACGCGAACCGGGGCAAAGGGTCTGTGCACAGCTTTGTCCACAGGTCCGTGTTCGAGGTGTGTACGAAGCCGCAGGTGAGGGCGGTGGCCGCGGGGCGGCGCCTGGATGTGGGCAGGGCAACAGAGGGCCCCGTGCGGGCCGCTCGGCGGCGAACAGGGAGGTCGGCGCAGGGCCCGCGGAGCCGGGCGCGGCCCCGGAGAGGCCTGTACCGGAACCGCCGCGTCCACACCGGTTGTCCCCAGAACCTGTGGATAACTCTCCGGACACGACTCGGGGCGGTCCACAGCGTGTGAACCGCCCCGTTCCAGCACACCCGCCCCTTAGGGCGTGTATGACGGACACTCACCCTGCTGCGCGACGCCCCAGCGGCACCCTCACTGCGTTCTCATCAGTCAACAGCCACACCAGGATGCTTCCTTCTTCGGCCTTGCGAGGCCACCACTGGAACACCGCTCGCGACGGGCAGCATCCGTCATACACGCCCTAAGGCTGGTCCTTGATGCGACTGGTGAGTTCGTGGACCTGGTTGTAGATGGACCGGCGTTCGGCCATCAGGGCACGCACCTTGCGGTCGGCGTGCATCACGGTCGTGTGGTCCCGGCCGCCGAACTGCTGCCCGATCTTGGGCAGGGAGAGGTCGGTGAGCTCCCGGCACAGGTACATGGCGATCTGCCGCGCGGTCACCAGCACGCGAGACCGCGAGGTCCCGCAGAGGTCCTCCACGCTCAGGCCGAAGTAGGCGGCCGTCTGGGACATGATCGAGCCGGCGGTGATCTCGGGGACCTCCGTGCTCGGGACCAGGTCGCGCAGGACCTGCCCGGTCAGGTCCAGGTCCACCGACTGGCGGTTGAGGCTGGCGAACGCGGTGACGCGGATCAGCGCCCCCTCCAGCTCGCGGATGTTGGTGGAGATCTTGCTGGCGATGAACTCCAGGACCTCCGGCGGCGCCGCCAGGCCCTCCTGCGCGGCCTTCTTGCGCAGGATCGCGATCCGGGTCTCCAACTCGGGCGGCTGGACGTCGGTCAGCAGGCCCCACTCGAACCGGCTGCGCATCCGGTCCTCCAGCGTCGTCAGCTGCTTGGGCGGCCGGTCGCTGGAGATGACGATCTGCTTGTCGGAGTTGTGGAGCGTGTTGAACGTGTGGAAGAACTCCTCCTGCGTCTGCTCCTTGTTCTCCAGGAACTGGATGTCGTCCACCAGGAGCACGTCGATGTCCCGGTACCTGCGGCGGAAGCCGTCCGCCTTGCCGTCCCGGATCGAGTTGATGAACTCGTTGGTGAACTCCTCGGAGCTGACGTAGCGCACCCGCGAACCCTCGTAGAGCCGGTGCGTGTAGTGCCCGATGGCGTGCAGGAGGTGGGTCTTGCCCAGCCCGGAGCCGCCGTGGATGAACAGCGGGTTGTAGGCCTTGGCCGGCGCCTCGGCGGCCGCGACCGACGCCGCGTGGGCGAAGCGGTTGCTGGAGCCGATGACGAAGGTGTCGAACGTGTACTTGGGATTGAGCCGCGCGTGCTCGCCGGGCGGGATCTCGGGAGAACGGCCCGGGGGAGTGGGAGGCGGCTCGGGGCTCTCGGTCCTGGACGGACCGTCGCCGCGGCGGGCCTCCTCGGGGGGCCCGGGCGACGGCGCGGGGGCGGGCGCGGGCTCCTCCGTGTGGCGCTCCTCTGCCGTGGGCGCGGGCTCGCGCCGCGGGGTCTCCCACCGGTTGGGCCGGTCCCAGTCGGGCCCGCCCCAGCTCTCCTGCTGCCATCCGTTGTGCGGCCGGTCCCAGCCCTGGGGCTCGGGCGCGGCGGGGTGGGCCGTGGGGCCGGCGGGCGCCCACAGGCCGGGCGACGACGGCTCCTCGTGCGCGGACGGGTGCTGCTCCGCGGTGCGGGAGGCGTCCTCACCGGTGTGCCCGGTGTTCGGTCCCAGCAGGTCGCTGCCGTCGCGCTCGGTCGGCGCGGCGGTGTGCGCCGGCGGGCGGGGCGCGGCGGACTGGGGGCCCTGATCGGAGTATCCGGCCGGGGCCTGCGGGCGCGCCGGAGGGAAGTGGTGCGGGCCGTGGTCCCCGATCGGCTGTCCGTGCCTCTGTTCCTGGGGCGCCTGCTCCTGGCGGGCCTGTCCCTGGTGGGCCTGCTCCTGGGGCGCGGGCCGCTGAGGAGCCGGACGGTAGGGCTCGGGCTCCGGACGGGCGTGCTGCCCCTGGGACGCGGGGGGATCGTAGGCGCGCGTGTGGGAGTGGTCGTCGGGGGCCCCGAAGGGGGCCGACGGCGCGACGGGGGTGGGGGGAGGCGTCTGCACTGCGGTGGGGTCGACGGTCACCGCGACACGGATGTCCCGGCCCAGGTGGGCGGACAGGGCCCGGCTGATCGCAGGGTAGAGGCGGGTCTCCAGCACCTTCTTGGTGAACTCGTTGGGCGCCGCGATCAGTGCGGTGTCCTCGATCAGGCCCAGCGGACGGGTCTGCGGAAGCCAGGCGCGCTGGTGCGCGGGCAGGGCGTCGTTGTCGATCCCGTCCAGCACACTGGACCAGACCATTGCGAGGTTGACCTGTGCGTCAGCCAAGGTGACCTGCCACGGTTGTCGTCCCTTCGGTGCGGGTCTGTTCGGAGCGGGCGGAGGGGACCTGTGTCGTCGCGCATGGGGGTGAGCTCTCCATTGTCCTCTCTCCCCAGGGGTGTTGGGGCAGTGAGGCTGTGCACAGGCGGGGTTCCAGGGTCCCACGGGCCTGTGGATAACCTGGCCGAACCGAGGCCGTATCCACAGATCCGGGCTGTTGTCCACAAGTTGTGCACAGGTTTATCCACAGGATGTCAGACCTCGTCGGGTGGTGCAGGGTTATCCACAAATCCCTGTTCATGGCCTGTGTAGGGCGATGACGAGGGCGGCGGCCCGGCCGCTGGCGACAAGTTATCCACAGGTTGTGGTTATCCACAGGCCACAGCACCTGCCGAGCTGTGGAAAACTGCTCCCCGCCAGGCGCGGGGGCGCCTCCGCGGTGGGGGCGCCGGGGCACGTGACGTGGGCCGATTTGACCACGCTCGCGTCTCGTCGTATCTTCTTTATGCTTATGCCGATGATCTGCCCTCGCCCATGTCCGCATGACGGCGCGGCCACGGCACATGCACTCTGAGGCCCCGCTTATCCTGGGGGTCTGTCGTAGTACTTTCCTGACACGCCCCTGGAGCCTGTAGTGAGCAAGCGTACGTACCAGCCGAACAACCGGCGTCGCGCGAAGGTCCACGGCTTCCGGCTGCGCATGCGTACGCGCGCCGGTCGCGCCATCATCGCCTCGCGTCGTCGTAAGGGGCGCGCGGCGCTGACCGTGAGCCACTAGGCCACGCCCAGCACCAAGACCTCAGGGACCGGTCCGGCCTTCTCGCCGGCCGGTCCCTTTTTTCATGGGATACGTGGGATCCGACGCGGGAGGGAGCGCCGATGCTGTCGTCGAGGAACCGGATGCGCCGCGGCTCCGAGTTCTCTTCCGTGATGCGCTCGGGCCGCCGCGCTTCCCGCGACGCCATCGGCCTGGTCTACCTCGCGCCTCCCGCGGACGCGGTGGAGGCGGACCCGCCCCGCGTGGGCTTCGTCGTCGGCAAGTCCGTCGGCATCGCCGTGGTGCGCAAGAGGGTCCAGCGCCGACTGCGGCACGTGATGCGGTCTAAGGTCGCCGAGCTGCCTGACGGTAGCCTGCTGGTAGTACGTGCCAAGCCCTCGGCCGCCACAGCGCGGCAGACCGAGCTGGCCGCGCAACTCGACAGCGCGCTCGCCGCGGCCACCCGGCCCCGGCGCGGCCGTGACGGTCGGCGCGGCCGCGACGCCCGTCGAAGCCGGGGCACCGGTGCGTCGAGAGGCGAGACAGTGGTGGACCGCCGTCCTGACGGGGACGGGGAACGGTAGGCGAGCCGATGACCGAGACCAGACCGACGGCGTTCGCGCGGGTGCTGATCCTGCCCATCCGGGGCTACCAACGCTTCATCAGTCCGCTCTTCCCCCCGGTCTGTCGTTTCTACCCTTCGTGCAGCGCGTACGCCGTCGAGGCGCTGCGTGTGCACGGAGCCGCACGCGGGCTGTGGCTGGGAATCCGCCGCATCGCCCGCTGCCACCCCTTCCATCCCGGGGGACTCGATCCGGTACCGCCGCCCAAGGGGCGCCAGGGCCGGGAGCCCGAGGAGTCGGCGGGCGGTACCGGCCACACCGGCACCGCTCCCGGGGACCAGTAGCCGAACCGAATCACATAGGAGTTGGCCGGTGCTCGACTGGCTTTACAACATCGTCGGCCACGTGTTGGCCTGGATCCACACGGGCCTGTCCCTGACCGGCCTGGACCCCGACAGCGGATGGGCGTGGGGCCTGTCCATCGTGCTGCTCACCGTACTCATGCGACTCCTCATGGTTCCGCTGTTCGTCAAGCAGATGAACACGCAGCGGAAGATGCAGGACGTCCAACCGAAGATCGCCAAGCTTCGGGAGCGCTACAAGCACGACAAGCAGCGCTTGCAGCAGGAGTCCATGAAGATCTACCAGGAGAGCGGCACCAACCCGATCATGGGTTGTCTTCCGCTCCTCCTGCAGATGCCGGTCTTCTTCGCGCTGTTCAGCGTGCTGCGGAGCGTCGCCGAGGGCAACGCCCAGTACGGCTTCGACCAGCAGCTGGCCGACAGCGCGCGTCAGGCGCTGATCTTCGAGGCGCCGATCGCGGCCCAGTTCAACAGCTCCAACGAAGAGCTGCTCGCCCTGGGGTCCACCGACCCGATCATGGCGAAGGTCCTCATCGCGATCGCCTGCGTGATCATGGGCTTCACCACGTTCCTCACCATGCGGCAGAGCATCAAGCGCAGCACCGCGCAGATGCCCGACAACCCCATGATGCAGACGCAGAAGATCATGATGTACCTGGCGCCGGCCTTCGGACTCTTCGGTCTGGCCATGCCCGTCGGTGTGCTCGTCTACTGGGTCACGTCCAACGTGTGGACCATGGTGCAGCAGCACTACCTCTA
This region includes:
- the dnaA gene encoding chromosomal replication initiator protein DnaA, with protein sequence MVWSSVLDGIDNDALPAHQRAWLPQTRPLGLIEDTALIAAPNEFTKKVLETRLYPAISRALSAHLGRDIRVAVTVDPTAVQTPPPTPVAPSAPFGAPDDHSHTRAYDPPASQGQHARPEPEPYRPAPQRPAPQEQAHQGQARQEQAPQEQRHGQPIGDHGPHHFPPARPQAPAGYSDQGPQSAAPRPPAHTAAPTERDGSDLLGPNTGHTGEDASRTAEQHPSAHEEPSSPGLWAPAGPTAHPAAPEPQGWDRPHNGWQQESWGGPDWDRPNRWETPRREPAPTAEERHTEEPAPAPAPSPGPPEEARRGDGPSRTESPEPPPTPPGRSPEIPPGEHARLNPKYTFDTFVIGSSNRFAHAASVAAAEAPAKAYNPLFIHGGSGLGKTHLLHAIGHYTHRLYEGSRVRYVSSEEFTNEFINSIRDGKADGFRRRYRDIDVLLVDDIQFLENKEQTQEEFFHTFNTLHNSDKQIVISSDRPPKQLTTLEDRMRSRFEWGLLTDVQPPELETRIAILRKKAAQEGLAAPPEVLEFIASKISTNIRELEGALIRVTAFASLNRQSVDLDLTGQVLRDLVPSTEVPEITAGSIMSQTAAYFGLSVEDLCGTSRSRVLVTARQIAMYLCRELTDLSLPKIGQQFGGRDHTTVMHADRKVRALMAERRSIYNQVHELTSRIKDQP
- the rpmH gene encoding 50S ribosomal protein L34 encodes the protein MSKRTYQPNNRRRAKVHGFRLRMRTRAGRAIIASRRRKGRAALTVSH
- the rnpA gene encoding ribonuclease P protein component, with amino-acid sequence MLSSRNRMRRGSEFSSVMRSGRRASRDAIGLVYLAPPADAVEADPPRVGFVVGKSVGIAVVRKRVQRRLRHVMRSKVAELPDGSLLVVRAKPSAATARQTELAAQLDSALAAATRPRRGRDGRRGRDARRSRGTGASRGETVVDRRPDGDGER
- the yidD gene encoding membrane protein insertion efficiency factor YidD; protein product: MTETRPTAFARVLILPIRGYQRFISPLFPPVCRFYPSCSAYAVEALRVHGAARGLWLGIRRIARCHPFHPGGLDPVPPPKGRQGREPEESAGGTGHTGTAPGDQ
- the yidC gene encoding membrane protein insertase YidC, with the translated sequence MLDWLYNIVGHVLAWIHTGLSLTGLDPDSGWAWGLSIVLLTVLMRLLMVPLFVKQMNTQRKMQDVQPKIAKLRERYKHDKQRLQQESMKIYQESGTNPIMGCLPLLLQMPVFFALFSVLRSVAEGNAQYGFDQQLADSARQALIFEAPIAAQFNSSNEELLALGSTDPIMAKVLIAIACVIMGFTTFLTMRQSIKRSTAQMPDNPMMQTQKIMMYLAPAFGLFGLAMPVGVLVYWVTSNVWTMVQQHYLYRNQPVPGADTADAKSGGGKASFNGSAKGMLGRKKGAESAPEPKEEPKIERKQPKKQPRSKRGGDGSN